Proteins encoded by one window of Desulfobacterales bacterium:
- the sat gene encoding sulfate adenylyltransferase → MSQLLPPHGGKGLTCCLLEGKELEDEKKKAQTLKKIAISPREKGDLIMIGIGGFSPLTGFMTEADWKGVCDNYLLSDGTFWPIPVTLSASKADADGIKVGEEIALYDPERDEIMGTMKVTEKFEMTEEKKKYECEKTFMGEGTPTAEDFWKIAKDDHPGVQMVMSQKEVSLAGPVKVLSEAEYPTKYAGVYMRPAESRKIFEEKGWKEVAALQLRNPMHRSHEYLAKIAVEVCDGVFIHSLVGNLKPGDIPAEVRVKCIDALVKHYFVSDKVVQGGYPLDMRYAGPREALLHATFRQNYGVSRMIIGRDHAGVGDFYGMFEAQTIFDKIPKPAETGKALLCTPLKIDWTFYCVKCDGMASLRTCPHSKADRVLLSGTMLRKGLSEGTQIPDHFGREEVLAILREYYAGLTEKVEIKTHAAAMGK, encoded by the coding sequence ATGTCACAATTACTTCCACCTCATGGCGGAAAAGGTTTAACCTGCTGTTTGCTTGAAGGAAAAGAATTAGAAGATGAAAAGAAAAAAGCTCAAACCTTAAAGAAAATCGCTATTTCCCCAAGAGAAAAAGGGGATTTAATAATGATAGGGATTGGAGGTTTCAGCCCTTTAACAGGTTTTATGACAGAAGCTGATTGGAAAGGCGTTTGTGATAATTATTTGCTTTCTGATGGGACATTCTGGCCTATTCCTGTAACTTTATCAGCTTCAAAAGCTGATGCAGATGGAATAAAAGTTGGTGAAGAAATAGCCCTTTATGACCCAGAAAGAGATGAAATAATGGGAACAATGAAGGTTACTGAAAAGTTCGAAATGACAGAAGAAAAGAAAAAATATGAATGTGAAAAAACATTCATGGGCGAAGGAACTCCTACTGCTGAAGACTTTTGGAAGATAGCTAAAGATGATCATCCTGGTGTTCAAATGGTTATGAGCCAAAAAGAAGTTAGCCTTGCAGGCCCTGTAAAAGTTTTGAGCGAAGCAGAATATCCAACAAAATATGCTGGCGTTTACATGAGACCTGCGGAATCTCGTAAGATTTTTGAAGAAAAAGGATGGAAAGAAGTAGCAGCATTGCAGCTTAGAAATCCTATGCATAGATCCCATGAATATCTTGCAAAAATTGCTGTTGAAGTATGCGATGGCGTTTTCATTCATTCTCTTGTTGGAAATCTTAAACCTGGTGATATTCCTGCAGAAGTAAGAGTTAAATGTATCGATGCTCTTGTTAAACATTATTTTGTTTCAGATAAGGTAGTTCAAGGCGGTTATCCATTGGATATGCGTTATGCAGGCCCAAGAGAAGCTCTCCTTCATGCTACATTCCGTCAAAATTATGGAGTTTCAAGAATGATTATTGGTAGAGACCATGCTGGAGTTGGCGATTTCTACGGTATGTTTGAAGCTCAAACAATATTTGACAAAATTCCAAAACCAGCTGAAACAGGCAAAGCATTACTTTGCACCCCATTAAAAATTGACTGGACATTCTATTGCGTAAAATGCGATGGTATGGCATCCCTTAGAACTTGTCCTCACTCAAAAGCAGATAGAGTTCTTCTTAGCGGTACCATGTTACGTAAAGGCCTTTCAGAAGGAACACAAATTCCTGATCATTTTGGTAGGGAAGAAGTTCTTGCAATATTAAGAGAATATTACGCAGGTCTTACAGAAAAAGTTGAAATTAAAACTCATGCTGCAGCTATGGGAAAATAA
- the mtnA gene encoding S-methyl-5-thioribose-1-phosphate isomerase, translated as MKVDGKDIRPIWFDSSEGVVKIIDQRVLPYELKIVALKNVDEIIKAIKEMYVRGAPLIGVTGAYGAFLAACNLGEENINDESLINECKRIKDSRPTAINLPWAVDRVCSQILKGKTAAERIEIAKIEAEKIADFEVDNCKRIGEHGLSLLEKISLNKKGSTVNILTHCNAGWLACIEYGTATAPMYAAYDKGIDIHVWVDETRPLNQGARLTAWELSKYGVKNTIIPDNTGGHLMQHGMVDIVIVGSDRTTYTGDVANKIGTYLKALAAHDNNIPFYVALPSTSFDWTIRNGLSDIPIEKRNPDEVRYIKGFHNGKVEDILITNQSYNALNFAFDVTPSRLVTGFITERGVCNANEESLKFMFPENTKN; from the coding sequence ATGAAGGTAGATGGCAAAGATATTAGACCCATATGGTTTGACTCATCTGAAGGCGTTGTAAAAATAATCGATCAAAGAGTACTTCCCTATGAGCTTAAAATAGTTGCTCTAAAAAATGTTGATGAAATAATAAAAGCAATTAAAGAAATGTATGTTCGGGGGGCTCCTCTAATTGGCGTAACTGGTGCTTATGGAGCCTTTTTAGCAGCCTGTAATCTTGGAGAAGAAAATATTAATGATGAATCTTTAATTAATGAATGTAAAAGAATTAAAGATTCAAGACCTACAGCAATTAATTTGCCATGGGCTGTTGATAGGGTTTGTTCACAAATTTTAAAAGGAAAAACAGCCGCTGAAAGAATTGAAATAGCTAAAATTGAGGCTGAAAAGATTGCTGATTTTGAAGTAGATAATTGTAAAAGAATAGGGGAACATGGATTATCTTTACTTGAAAAAATAAGCTTAAACAAAAAAGGATCTACAGTTAATATTTTAACCCATTGTAATGCTGGGTGGCTCGCATGTATAGAATATGGAACTGCTACTGCCCCAATGTATGCTGCTTATGATAAAGGCATTGACATTCATGTTTGGGTTGATGAGACAAGGCCTTTAAATCAAGGCGCACGGCTGACAGCATGGGAACTTAGTAAGTATGGAGTAAAAAATACTATTATCCCAGACAACACTGGCGGCCATCTTATGCAACATGGTATGGTTGATATTGTTATTGTAGGTTCAGATAGAACAACATATACAGGTGATGTAGCGAATAAAATAGGAACTTACCTTAAAGCACTTGCGGCCCATGATAATAATATACCTTTTTATGTGGCTTTGCCTTCTACTTCTTTTGATTGGACTATTAGAAATGGACTTTCAGATATTCCAATAGAAAAACGAAATCCTGATGAAGTAAGATATATTAAGGGATTTCATAATGGTAAAGTAGAAGATATTTTAATTACCAACCAGTCTTATAATGCTTTGAATTTTGCCTTTGATGTTACGCCATCTCGACTTGTGACGGGCTTCATCACAGAGCGGGGCGTTTGTAACGCAAATGAAGAGTCTTTAAAATTTATGTTTCCAGAGAATACAAAAAATTAA
- a CDS encoding Lrp/AsnC family transcriptional regulator yields the protein MITEIEKKIIACVQGDIPVTSRPYKEIADKLNISEEFVLDTLEKLSEKGIIRRFGATLRHQKSGYDANAMIAWIVDDNTVDDVGKKMAKNKHISHCYRRRTTSAWPYNLYTMVHAKDTDSCRKIAKKLAEEHSVISYSILFSLKELKKTSMQYI from the coding sequence ATGATTACTGAAATCGAAAAAAAAATAATTGCTTGTGTGCAGGGTGATATTCCTGTAACTTCAAGGCCATATAAAGAAATAGCTGATAAATTAAATATTTCGGAAGAGTTTGTTTTAGATACCCTTGAAAAACTCTCTGAAAAAGGAATAATAAGGCGTTTTGGAGCGACACTTAGACACCAAAAATCAGGCTATGATGCTAATGCTATGATTGCGTGGATTGTGGATGATAACACAGTAGATGATGTTGGAAAAAAAATGGCAAAAAATAAGCACATATCCCATTGCTATAGGAGGCGAACTACTTCAGCATGGCCATATAATCTTTATACGATGGTTCATGCTAAAGATACTGATTCATGTAGGAAAATAGCTAAAAAATTAGCTGAAGAACACTCAGTCATTTCTTATAGTATTTTATTTAGCCTTAAAGAATTAAAAAAAACATCAATGCAGTATATATAA